The following proteins are co-located in the Flammeovirga kamogawensis genome:
- a CDS encoding DUF2141 domain-containing protein — MIYLFILYFCSFLVPTSQTSTITLTLEGISNSKGNVVVVLYNNEEDYFYNLNYYRKVTLKPTSNKLIVSFKEIPIGTYAISAYHDEDENEEITTNIIGVPLEKYGYSNNKFGRLVAPKYSEVSFSTLNTNVTNLVINLK; from the coding sequence ATGATTTATCTGTTTATCCTATATTTTTGTTCTTTTTTAGTTCCTACTTCCCAGACTTCTACAATTACTTTAACACTAGAGGGGATAAGTAATTCAAAAGGAAATGTGGTAGTAGTTCTATATAATAACGAAGAAGATTATTTTTACAACCTAAATTATTATCGTAAAGTAACTTTAAAACCTACCAGTAATAAACTTATTGTTTCATTTAAAGAAATACCCATTGGGACCTATGCAATTTCAGCATATCATGATGAGGATGAAAATGAAGAAATAACTACTAATATTATTGGTGTACCTCTAGAGAAATATGGTTATTCTAATAACAAATTTGGAAGATTAGTTGCTCCAAAATATTCGGAAGTCTCATTTTCCACATTAAATACTAACGTTACTAACCTTGTGATTAATTTAAAGTGA